From the genome of Leucoraja erinacea ecotype New England chromosome 24, Leri_hhj_1, whole genome shotgun sequence:
gaatgTGCTGGCCACAGTGGGATATAGAAGTCATCCCAGTAGGATTAGTATAGACGGGACAGGAGGGTCAACACAGGcacgaggagtgggggggggggggggggggggggggggcagggcccgTTTTCTATGATGCAACTCTGCTTCTATGATaatccctgtccctccccccacatgattgaacagagggggagagatgacCGCGATGACAGTCAGATCTGCCTGCATCATGCTCACACTGCATATCAACCGAGGTGTCAATCAAAATCAATACCAACCAAACTCTGatttgcactataattgtttaATATATGAACATTTTTATTGGTCTTTCAATATAATATTGATCACGTCTTAGGAAgggggattgtgtgtgtgtgtgtggggggggggggggggggggggtaggggggggggggggggtaggtcagGGGAGAGAACGCCGCTGATTCGTTGCGCATCGCTATTTGAAGACGCGTGCGAGGCGAGTGAGAGGGTAGATCAGCGCCATCCCAAGCTGCTGTCTGAACTTGCTCTGGGTCAAGGCGTAAACGCCGGTATTTGTACAGCAGCTGAGGTGTTGCAGGACGTAGCCCGTCCTCTGCACGATCTCAGGTGGGACCTTGACCCGGTAGCCTAACCAGTACATCCTGTTCCAAATTGAATGCACCATGAAGACGAACCACAGCAAGACGAAATTGCCCGAGACAGCAAGCAATAGGATGATGGATTTTCTGCGACTTTCCATCCCTGGATCTTTGGGGGTCTCTCCATTGCTGGGAGCCCGGAGCCTCCGACGGGCTCTGTTGGCCATAACGATGTGCCGAACGGTGAAGACATTGAACAGCATAACCAGAAAAAATGGAGCCACCGGGGTGATGATATAGTGAATCAACTCAACCGCTGCCCAGATTTGTGATTCCAAGATACCGGGCCTCTCCCTGCAAATAAAGGGGTCATTGTGGAAATTATACTCGCCGGTCAGCATGAAGTACCAGAAGATGTTCTTTAAACAGCTCACTAGGGCCACTGTCCACAGAACAACGGCCGCGATTCTCTTTGTGCAATATTTCAATTTCAGCTTCTGGCAGCAAATTGCCAATGTGCGGTCGAAGGTGAACGCGACGGTGAACCAAACGGAACAGTCCGCGTCTGCGTAAAGCAGGACGGCGTGGAAATTACACACGGGGATGCTCCACAGGAAACTGAACT
Proteins encoded in this window:
- the LOC129708548 gene encoding type-2 angiotensin II receptor-like, with the translated sequence MVDRNATSIGRDAGPLDANNPTLGTNPFWAFEYLFTNYDVLALEERIILALRGIQPIYFPLLAIFTVPVNSVAIVILSRGKCGLSECVTRYLVAMAAADLVVVVLDLIWRHIPMTYRDQFSFLWSIPVCNFHAVLLYADADCSVWFTVAFTFDRTLAICCQKLKLKYCTKRIAAVVLWTVALVSCLKNIFWYFMLTGEYNFHNDPFICRERPGILESQIWAAVELIHYIITPVAPFFLVMLFNVFTVRHIVMANRARRRLRAPSNGETPKDPGMESRRKSIILLLAVSGNFVLLWFVFMVHSIWNRMYWLGYRVKVPPEIVQRTGYVLQHLSCCTNTGVYALTQSKFRQQLGMALIYPLTRLARVFK